From a single Francisella halioticida genomic region:
- a CDS encoding DDE-type integrase/transposase/recombinase, translating to MITNLDMVLLGFIGNLKDKGWKVIQPRVSKRIKLLGLQAKASKKYKVTTNSDHDKKVAGNLLDQDFDAQDINQKWVTDITYIPTQEGWLYLCVIIDLFSRVVIGWSMDKRMKAEIVCNTLNMALFRRDFPTGVIIHSDRGTQYCS from the coding sequence ATGATCACAAATCTAGATATGGTTCTGTTAGGATTTATAGGGAATTTAAAAGATAAAGGCTGGAAAGTAATACAACCGAGGGTATCAAAACGTATTAAATTATTAGGTTTACAGGCTAAAGCAAGTAAGAAATACAAAGTTACAACAAATTCTGATCATGACAAGAAAGTAGCGGGTAATTTACTTGATCAGGATTTTGATGCTCAAGATATTAATCAGAAATGGGTTACTGATATTACTTATATCCCTACCCAAGAAGGATGGCTATATTTGTGTGTAATTATAGATTTATTTTCAAGAGTAGTTATAGGTTGGTCAATGGATAAAAGAATGAAAGCAGAGATAGTATGTAATACTTTAAATATGGCCTTATTTAGAAGAGATTTTCCTACCGGTGTTATTATTCATTCTGATAGAGGTACACAGTATTGCTCATAG
- a CDS encoding FKBP-type peptidyl-prolyl cis-trans isomerase N-terminal domain-containing protein: MNLKKIVVITSCSLMGLAVNAYSNNESAGMKINSKASYTIGYQIGSGIANQNFGIDNSKVAEGFEDAFKGKQPKISQDQIKKNMETLKNKLIKKQVNIAEQNKSNSEKLINDISKIDGITKVNDGVYYKMIKEGNGKKPSANSKVTIAYDGTTPAVVYEKDNQKSLEAIKQGKLIGVNFDSSKGVSFPLTNLIQCWKDAIPQIPTGSTVILYCAPDTAYGTRAPAAIGPNQALSFKITLKSFE, from the coding sequence ATGAATTTAAAAAAAATAGTTGTTATAACATCATGCTCATTAATGGGATTAGCTGTTAATGCATATAGTAATAATGAGTCAGCTGGAATGAAAATTAATTCTAAAGCAAGTTATACTATCGGTTATCAAATTGGCTCAGGAATAGCTAATCAAAACTTTGGTATAGATAACTCAAAAGTTGCAGAAGGATTTGAAGATGCATTTAAAGGTAAGCAACCTAAAATATCACAAGACCAAATCAAAAAAAATATGGAAACTCTAAAAAATAAACTGATTAAAAAGCAAGTTAATATTGCCGAACAAAATAAATCTAATTCAGAAAAGTTAATTAATGATATTTCAAAAATTGATGGAATTACTAAAGTAAATGATGGTGTTTACTATAAAATGATAAAAGAAGGAAATGGTAAAAAACCAAGTGCTAATAGTAAAGTAACAATTGCATATGATGGAACTACCCCTGCTGTTGTTTATGAAAAAGACAATCAAAAATCTCTAGAAGCTATCAAGCAAGGAAAACTAATTGGTGTAAACTTTGACTCTAGCAAAGGTGTTTCGTTCCCTCTTACAAACTTGATTCAATGCTGGAAAGATGCGATACCACAAATTCCAACAGGCTCGACTGTTATTTTATATTGTGCTCCAGATACTGCTTATGGAACAAGAGCTCCTGCTGCTATCGGACCAAACCAAGCTCTTTCTTTCAAAATAACTCTTAAGAGTTTTGAATAA
- the rluB gene encoding 23S rRNA pseudouridine(2605) synthase RluB: MRRLNKSEEKTSERLQKILAKYGIGSRRKIEEFIQQCRVRVNGKVATIGDKATDKDKISFDGKALHLYGQPMTRPRVVIYHKREGEVCTSKDEKDRKIVFDSLPKLAKSRWIMVGRLDISTTGLLLFTTDGDLANRLMHPSYEIEREYAVRVYGEQLSDETIKKLKEGIKLEDGVAKFNNIKFSGGEGANIWYYVTLSEGKNREVRRMFEAIGATVSRLTRVRFGNIILPKYISRGKTLELTPSEVNKLRRSVKLKEYSFPKKLVERLEKK; this comes from the coding sequence ATGCGCAGACTAAATAAATCCGAAGAAAAAACTTCAGAAAGATTACAAAAAATACTAGCAAAATACGGTATTGGATCCAGAAGAAAAATAGAAGAGTTTATTCAGCAATGTAGAGTAAGGGTTAATGGTAAGGTTGCAACTATAGGTGATAAAGCTACAGATAAAGATAAAATTAGCTTTGATGGCAAGGCTTTACATTTATATGGTCAACCAATGACTAGACCTAGAGTTGTTATATATCATAAAAGAGAGGGAGAAGTCTGTACAAGTAAAGATGAAAAAGATAGAAAGATAGTCTTTGATTCTTTACCAAAATTAGCAAAATCTCGCTGGATAATGGTTGGACGCTTAGATATAAGTACTACAGGATTATTGCTTTTTACTACAGATGGAGATCTTGCTAATAGATTAATGCATCCATCTTATGAAATAGAAAGAGAATATGCTGTAAGGGTTTATGGAGAACAACTTTCTGATGAAACTATAAAGAAGCTTAAAGAGGGTATTAAGCTTGAAGATGGAGTAGCTAAATTTAATAATATAAAGTTCTCTGGTGGTGAAGGAGCAAATATTTGGTATTATGTAACTCTCTCTGAAGGTAAAAATAGAGAAGTCAGAAGGATGTTTGAAGCTATAGGTGCTACAGTTAGTAGGTTAACTAGAGTTAGATTTGGGAATATCATCTTACCAAAATATATATCTAGAGGGAAAACATTGGAGCTTACCCCTTCAGAGGTTAATAAACTTAGAAGGTCAGTTAAACTTAAAGAATATTCTTTTCCAAAAAAGTTAGTTGAAAGATTAGAGAAAAAATAA
- a CDS encoding acyl-CoA thioesterase, with amino-acid sequence MNLKPFKIITNIRWSDTDKNDHVNNGKYFDYFEEARTTWAYENTGLMNWAKENSIQLAIIEQSCKYIVALQHPNKIEVTQQISKLGVASIEFDYEIRILGSDKIVTKAKAKLACYNAKTFKLQKFPTDLKQRLLKRND; translated from the coding sequence ATGAATTTAAAACCATTTAAAATTATAACTAATATTCGTTGGTCTGATACTGACAAAAATGATCATGTTAATAATGGCAAATATTTTGATTACTTTGAAGAAGCAAGAACAACATGGGCATATGAAAATACTGGACTTATGAACTGGGCTAAAGAAAATTCGATTCAGTTAGCAATTATTGAACAAAGCTGCAAATACATAGTAGCTCTACAACATCCAAATAAAATAGAAGTTACACAACAGATTTCTAAACTAGGTGTTGCAAGTATTGAGTTTGATTATGAAATAAGAATTCTTGGCAGTGATAAAATAGTTACTAAAGCAAAAGCTAAGCTAGCATGTTATAACGCTAAAACATTTAAACTACAAAAATTTCCTACAGATTTAAAACAAAGACTTTTAAAAAGAAATGATTGA
- a CDS encoding transglycosylase SLT domain-containing protein, which translates to MKKIIKIIGVVTIIAILGSCTTAQPRNINNACSIIHQYPDWYYDMVNSYNRWGIPLNVQMAFVRQESSFRADAKPSMQYYLGFIPKGRASSAYGYSQALDGTWDHYKKQTKQSFISRSNYSDAVDFIGWYLNDVHNKTGISKTNTYDLYLAYHEGIGGYKRGSHRNNSFLKNYARKTADVAKKYSVQLESCEIPRKPLLSYIF; encoded by the coding sequence ATGAAAAAAATAATAAAAATAATAGGTGTAGTTACAATTATAGCAATCTTAGGATCTTGTACAACTGCTCAGCCTAGAAACATAAATAATGCCTGTAGTATTATCCATCAGTATCCCGACTGGTATTATGATATGGTGAACTCATATAATCGCTGGGGAATTCCATTAAATGTCCAGATGGCTTTTGTAAGACAAGAATCTTCTTTCCGAGCAGATGCCAAGCCATCTATGCAATATTATCTTGGATTTATTCCTAAAGGAAGAGCTTCTAGCGCTTATGGATACTCTCAAGCATTGGATGGTACATGGGATCACTACAAAAAACAAACAAAACAATCTTTTATTTCACGTTCAAACTATTCAGATGCAGTTGACTTCATTGGCTGGTATTTAAACGATGTACATAATAAAACTGGGATTAGTAAAACGAACACTTATGACTTATACCTTGCATATCATGAAGGTATTGGTGGATATAAAAGAGGCAGCCATAGGAACAATTCCTTTTTAAAAAATTATGCTCGCAAAACAGCTGATGTTGCTAAAAAATATTCTGTACAATTAGAAAGTTGTGAAATCCCGCGTAAGCCACTATTGTCTTATATCTTTTAA
- the rpsF gene encoding 30S ribosomal protein S6 — protein MKHYEIVLMIHPDQSDQLETMLNKYRGIIEEKGGKIHRFEDWGRRQLAYPIEKLHKAHYVLFNVECGTESLEKLQDSLKYNDAILRRLVISQKEAVVELSIMMQSNEKEVI, from the coding sequence ATGAAACATTATGAAATCGTTTTAATGATTCACCCTGATCAATCAGATCAGCTAGAAACAATGCTTAATAAATACCGTGGCATTATTGAAGAGAAAGGTGGAAAAATTCATAGATTTGAAGATTGGGGACGTCGTCAATTAGCTTACCCTATAGAGAAACTTCACAAAGCACACTATGTATTATTTAATGTTGAGTGTGGTACTGAGTCATTAGAAAAGCTTCAAGACTCTTTAAAATATAACGATGCTATATTACGTCGTTTAGTGATCTCGCAAAAAGAAGCTGTGGTAGAGCTATCTATAATGATGCAATCAAATGAAAAAGAAGTAATTTAA
- a CDS encoding pilus assembly protein PilF, with the protein MQTNLKKIVTLVIFASALAACASSESSTHNPPTQQDSQQSQSKSNDIVDGNTAEYTVPINTQKEADYKKAAELYAELAITYTSEGYLDRAKEKLIRAETLQKDHGYNLAIVGYAAGYYYQNIGVNSVAGKYYRDTVDDHSKNFEAINFYAQFLCKDKNQYTQAEELFDRSFYLSNNDNMAQTLFLYSECAYKQGNKAQALKLMVRANKFRTDYRSAKLKLAQMYFEEKEYTKCYKVIYSMKNDNQFFYNRKVLELRLKLAEYANNKNEIATIKLILSSSDYNDDDMNQFFSKADMGDIKNAQTK; encoded by the coding sequence ATGCAAACTAATCTTAAAAAGATTGTTACCTTAGTTATATTTGCAAGTGCTTTAGCTGCATGTGCAAGTTCAGAGTCAAGCACTCATAACCCTCCTACGCAGCAAGATTCTCAACAAAGCCAAAGCAAGTCTAATGATATTGTTGATGGTAATACAGCAGAATATACAGTTCCAATTAATACTCAAAAAGAGGCAGATTATAAAAAAGCTGCAGAATTATATGCTGAGCTAGCCATTACTTATACTAGTGAAGGCTACCTAGATAGAGCAAAAGAGAAACTTATTCGTGCAGAGACTTTACAAAAAGATCATGGTTATAATTTAGCAATTGTTGGCTATGCTGCGGGATATTATTATCAAAATATAGGTGTAAACTCTGTTGCAGGAAAATACTATAGAGATACTGTAGATGATCATTCCAAAAATTTTGAAGCTATAAATTTTTATGCTCAATTTTTATGTAAAGATAAAAATCAGTACACTCAAGCTGAAGAATTATTTGATAGGTCATTCTATCTTTCAAATAATGATAATATGGCTCAGACATTATTTTTATATTCAGAGTGTGCATATAAGCAAGGTAACAAAGCTCAAGCTCTAAAACTTATGGTAAGAGCAAATAAATTTAGAACAGATTATCGATCTGCTAAGCTAAAATTAGCACAGATGTATTTTGAGGAAAAAGAATATACAAAATGTTATAAAGTTATTTATAGTATGAAAAATGATAACCAATTTTTTTATAATAGAAAAGTCTTAGAATTAAGACTTAAACTAGCAGAATATGCTAATAATAAAAATGAGATTGCAACGATTAAACTTATTTTATCTTCTAGTGACTATAATGATGATGATATGAATCAGTTCTTCTCAAAAGCTGATATGGGAGATATAAAGAATGCGCAGACTAAATAA
- a CDS encoding chloroquine resistance protein produces the protein MSFESQLGDIFDLDIWELKSQYKSLNHLQTDSKPTKPKEFISAIEQKQVSSEKLIYTNNIDSNKTINIFLANKPNVRFLKNIVDNLFFNSKVNVYKVQSLGLRNDHDEINLFEKDFIADNGNILSVESKKYILSKLHKYADFKLK, from the coding sequence ATGAGTTTTGAAAGTCAGTTAGGCGATATCTTTGATTTAGATATTTGGGAATTAAAATCTCAATATAAATCGTTAAATCATTTACAAACTGATAGTAAACCTACAAAGCCTAAAGAATTTATTAGTGCTATTGAGCAAAAGCAAGTAAGTAGCGAAAAGCTAATTTATACAAACAATATTGATAGCAATAAAACTATCAATATATTTTTAGCAAATAAACCTAATGTTAGATTTTTAAAAAATATTGTAGATAATTTATTTTTTAATTCAAAAGTTAATGTCTATAAGGTTCAATCTTTAGGTCTTCGAAATGATCACGATGAAATTAATCTCTTCGAAAAAGATTTTATTGCTGATAATGGTAATATTTTAAGTGTTGAGAGTAAAAAATATATATTATCAAAGCTACATAAATATGCAGATTTTAAGCTTAAATGA
- a CDS encoding polyprenyl synthetase family protein, which produces MQQLKNIQILIEHDIKNNNQLIIDSLSSDVVLINQISHYIINSGGKRLRPLLVMLFSRALGYQGNKHLSCAAIIEFIHTATLLHDDVVDNSELRRGKETANNVFGNAVSVLTGDFLYSRAFQMMVGLDNMQIMQILADATNKISEGEVLQLLNARNSELTEEDYTNVIYCKTAKLFEAACELAGVISLDENKYQEYQDNIKAYGVHLGNAFQIADDVLDYVSDAESLGKNIGDDLDEGKMTLPTIYALANIDQEKQKILKNAIENGQYNVNEVVTIVKNSGAVEYSYKVACEYADLAKHTISFLPKSDYKQAMILLCDLAVKRKS; this is translated from the coding sequence ATGCAACAGCTTAAAAATATTCAGATTCTTATTGAACATGATATAAAAAATAACAATCAGCTTATTATAGACTCTCTTTCTTCGGATGTAGTTCTTATTAATCAGATTAGTCACTACATTATAAATAGTGGTGGTAAAAGATTACGCCCGCTTTTGGTTATGCTATTCTCAAGAGCGTTAGGTTATCAGGGTAATAAACACTTGTCTTGTGCTGCTATTATTGAGTTTATACATACTGCAACATTATTACATGATGATGTGGTTGATAATTCTGAGCTACGTAGAGGTAAAGAAACAGCAAATAATGTTTTTGGCAATGCTGTAAGTGTTTTGACAGGAGATTTTTTATACTCAAGAGCTTTTCAGATGATGGTTGGCTTAGATAATATGCAAATTATGCAAATATTAGCAGATGCAACAAATAAAATCTCTGAAGGAGAAGTTTTGCAGCTACTAAATGCTAGAAATTCTGAGCTTACAGAAGAAGATTATACAAATGTCATATATTGCAAAACAGCAAAGCTTTTTGAGGCTGCCTGTGAATTAGCAGGAGTTATCAGTTTGGATGAAAATAAGTATCAAGAATACCAAGATAATATTAAAGCTTATGGTGTTCACCTAGGAAATGCATTTCAGATAGCTGATGATGTATTAGACTATGTATCAGATGCTGAGAGTTTAGGTAAAAATATAGGTGATGATCTTGATGAGGGTAAAATGACCTTACCAACAATTTATGCTCTTGCAAATATTGATCAAGAAAAGCAAAAGATATTGAAAAATGCTATTGAAAATGGTCAGTATAACGTAAATGAGGTTGTCACGATAGTTAAAAATAGTGGTGCAGTAGAGTACTCTTATAAGGTTGCTTGTGAATATGCAGATCTAGCAAAGCATACAATAAGCTTTTTACCAAAGTCTGACTATAAACAAGCTATGATATTACTATGTGATTTAGCTGTAAAAAGAAAAAGCTAG
- the rplI gene encoding 50S ribosomal protein L9: MQVILKEKVENLGVLGDIVNVKPGYARNFLIPFGKAVQATKINIEVFEAQKAELEKAEKARFDAAVATADSIKDKVYTIEAQAGDGGKLFGSVGTVEVAEIISKESGKEIEKSQVRMPEGVIRTTGEFELSIHVYTDVDADIKVNVVAMQS; this comes from the coding sequence ATGCAAGTTATTTTAAAAGAAAAAGTTGAAAATCTTGGCGTATTAGGTGATATCGTAAATGTAAAACCTGGTTATGCTAGAAACTTCCTTATTCCTTTTGGTAAGGCTGTTCAAGCTACAAAAATAAATATTGAAGTTTTTGAAGCACAAAAAGCTGAGTTAGAAAAAGCAGAAAAAGCTAGATTTGATGCAGCAGTTGCTACAGCAGATTCTATTAAGGATAAAGTTTATACTATTGAGGCTCAAGCTGGAGATGGTGGTAAGTTATTTGGGTCAGTAGGTACTGTGGAAGTTGCTGAGATCATTTCAAAAGAATCTGGTAAAGAAATTGAAAAGAGCCAAGTACGTATGCCAGAGGGTGTTATTAGAACTACAGGTGAATTTGAATTATCAATTCATGTTTACACAGATGTAGATGCAGATATTAAAGTAAATGTTGTAGCTATGCAAAGTTAG
- a CDS encoding transposase: MAYKRYPEEFMDQAVQLCLAEDANRKEIADNLGINYKTLCTWITSYMSKSTTQDKKIDYKTQYQNLISENAELKKKLKKAETEREILKKAAAYFANPNT, translated from the coding sequence ATGGCTTACAAAAGATACCCAGAAGAATTTATGGATCAAGCAGTGCAGTTATGCTTAGCGGAAGATGCAAATCGTAAAGAAATAGCAGATAATCTAGGAATAAATTATAAAACACTCTGTACATGGATAACCAGCTACATGTCAAAATCTACCACACAAGATAAAAAGATTGATTATAAAACTCAATATCAAAATCTAATATCAGAGAATGCAGAGCTAAAAAAGAAACTTAAGAAAGCAGAAACAGAGCGAGAGATTCTAAAAAAGGCAGCGGCATACTTTGCAAACCCAAATACGTAA
- the rlmN gene encoding 23S rRNA (adenine(2503)-C(2))-methyltransferase RlmN, translating to MQQEKTNLLGFNQKAIEDFFVSIGEKKFHARQVFKWIHKKGIIDFDCMTDLGKNLRAKLKQQSEIIVPKVVFSKVSKDGTHKWLIDVGGSAVETVFIPEEGRGTLCVSSQVGCTLNCSFCSTGKQGFNRNLSSAEVISQLWIAARTLSKNNGEHDFGVTNIVMMGMGEPLMNFENVVPAMDIMMNDLAYGLSRRKVTLSTSGVVPRIYDLLEQSGVSLAVSLHASNDNLRNEIVPINRKYNIDELLDACKLYAKKGPHKHITFEYTLMQEINDNLFDAEELVELLISREVPAKINLIPFNPYPGTPYKKPSGNRIHKFKEYLQNRGFVATIRKTRGDDIDAACGQLAGDVMDKTKRKERYLNKIGDTDAN from the coding sequence ATGCAACAAGAGAAAACAAACTTACTTGGTTTTAACCAAAAAGCTATAGAAGATTTTTTTGTTTCTATCGGTGAAAAAAAGTTTCATGCTAGGCAAGTCTTTAAGTGGATTCATAAAAAAGGCATTATAGACTTTGACTGCATGACAGACTTAGGAAAAAATTTACGTGCTAAATTAAAGCAACAATCAGAAATAATAGTTCCCAAAGTTGTATTTAGTAAAGTATCTAAGGATGGCACACATAAATGGTTAATAGATGTTGGTGGTAGCGCTGTTGAGACTGTATTTATACCTGAAGAAGGTAGGGGAACTTTATGCGTGTCTTCTCAGGTTGGCTGTACATTGAACTGTAGCTTTTGTTCAACAGGTAAGCAAGGATTTAATAGAAACTTATCATCAGCAGAAGTAATATCTCAACTTTGGATTGCAGCTAGAACATTATCAAAAAATAATGGTGAGCATGATTTTGGCGTGACAAATATAGTTATGATGGGTATGGGTGAGCCATTAATGAATTTTGAGAATGTTGTTCCAGCTATGGATATTATGATGAATGATTTAGCTTATGGATTATCTCGACGTAAAGTAACTCTTAGTACTTCAGGAGTTGTGCCAAGAATATATGATTTACTTGAGCAGTCTGGAGTATCATTAGCCGTGTCATTACATGCTTCAAATGATAATCTTAGAAATGAAATCGTACCAATTAATAGAAAATACAATATTGATGAACTTTTAGATGCATGTAAGTTATATGCTAAAAAAGGTCCTCATAAACATATAACTTTTGAGTACACATTGATGCAGGAAATTAATGATAATTTATTTGATGCAGAAGAGCTTGTTGAGTTATTAATATCTCGAGAGGTTCCTGCTAAAATAAACCTGATTCCTTTTAATCCTTATCCAGGAACCCCTTATAAGAAACCTAGTGGTAATAGAATTCATAAATTTAAAGAGTATTTACAGAATAGGGGTTTTGTTGCTACCATAAGAAAAACTCGTGGTGATGATATTGATGCGGCATGTGGCCAGCTTGCTGGTGATGTGATGGATAAAACAAAAAGAAAAGAAAGATATTTGAATAAGATTGGAGATACCGATGCAAACTAA
- the ttcA gene encoding tRNA 2-thiocytidine(32) synthetase TtcA — protein sequence MIDTNKQNLKKLEKQILRKTAQAVNQYNMIEDGDKIMVCLSGGKDSYCLLEMLLLLQQKAPIKFDITAVNLDQKQPGFPVEILPNYLRSKEVDFHIIERDTYSVVKKVIPEGKTTCGLCSRMRRGILYDFAEENNITKIALGHHRDDIIETFFLNIFYNGTIKAMPPKLLSDDKRNIVIRPLAFVNEKETSQYSELKSFPIIPCNLCGSQDNLQRVFTKDMLNKWEEKNPDRKNVIFKALSNISPSQMLDKGLFDFFNISKNNIQR from the coding sequence ATGATTGATACTAATAAACAAAACCTAAAAAAACTTGAAAAGCAGATACTTAGAAAAACAGCTCAAGCTGTTAATCAGTATAATATGATTGAAGATGGTGATAAAATAATGGTTTGCCTATCAGGTGGTAAAGATTCTTATTGCTTGCTTGAAATGTTATTATTATTACAGCAAAAAGCCCCTATAAAGTTTGATATAACTGCTGTAAACTTAGATCAAAAGCAACCTGGATTTCCTGTAGAAATTTTACCAAACTATCTAAGATCAAAAGAAGTTGATTTTCATATCATTGAAAGAGACACATATAGTGTTGTCAAAAAAGTAATTCCTGAAGGTAAAACGACTTGTGGCTTATGCTCAAGAATGCGTCGAGGTATCTTGTATGATTTTGCTGAAGAAAATAATATAACAAAAATTGCTCTAGGTCATCATCGAGATGATATTATCGAAACATTCTTTTTAAATATATTCTATAATGGTACGATTAAAGCAATGCCTCCTAAACTACTAAGTGATGATAAACGAAATATTGTAATTCGCCCTCTTGCTTTTGTTAATGAAAAAGAAACTTCACAATATTCAGAGCTTAAAAGCTTCCCTATTATTCCTTGTAACTTATGTGGATCTCAAGATAACTTGCAAAGAGTATTTACAAAAGATATGCTAAACAAATGGGAAGAAAAAAATCCTGATAGAAAAAATGTAATATTTAAAGCTCTTTCAAATATATCTCCATCACAAATGTTAGACAAGGGACTTTTTGATTTTTTTAATATTTCAAAAAATAATATACAAAGATAG
- a CDS encoding IS3 family transposase: MSSKGCCYDNAACESFFGTLKVELVHDEKYKTRDEAKSSIFEYIEAYYNTKRKHSTINYMTPSHFEL, translated from the coding sequence ATGAGCTCTAAAGGATGCTGTTATGATAATGCTGCTTGTGAAAGCTTCTTTGGAACTCTAAAGGTAGAGTTAGTGCATGATGAAAAATATAAAACTAGAGATGAGGCTAAATCTTCAATCTTTGAATATATTGAGGCTTATTATAATACTAAAAGGAAGCATTCAACTATAAATTACATGACTCCTAGTCACTTTGAATTATAA
- the dnaB gene encoding replicative DNA helicase, translated as MDYQFKAAETTYSLEAEKAILGNILLNNQNIELVEDLLLKEDFFDKKHRIIYEQINILNQANTPFDVLILSEYLATEGVLNEAGGEAYIVDLAANTPSVSNIKTYANIVKDKAKLRSLQNSVNDIVQKIYSSASKNPDEVIDYAESRILDIAKERETLTKGPESIKTVIPKLIDRMSAIVDAGTGLTGASTGFIDLDKMTSGLQRANLGIIAARPSMGKTVLGINVAQNIAKISEKPVLVFSLEMPSEDIVTRMLASQARVEMNLLKECNRLNDAHWVKITKAMKDLSDMPLYIDDTSSLTPAEMRSRARRLYNEHDGLSMILIDYLQLMKIPGYETNRTLEVSEISRSLKALAKELDIPVIALSQLSRDLEKRQDKRPIMSDLRESGAIEQDADLIMFIYRDEVYNKNKEDNKNLGEIIIGKQRNGPIGAVHVRFDGQFASFANLTNENDNILPGDIGYNE; from the coding sequence ATGGATTATCAATTTAAAGCTGCTGAAACTACTTATTCACTTGAAGCAGAGAAGGCTATCTTAGGAAATATTCTCTTAAATAATCAAAATATAGAATTGGTTGAAGATTTGCTTTTAAAAGAAGATTTCTTTGATAAAAAGCATAGAATTATTTATGAGCAAATTAATATTCTTAATCAAGCAAATACACCTTTTGATGTCTTAATTTTAAGTGAATATCTTGCTACTGAAGGCGTGCTTAATGAGGCCGGTGGTGAAGCTTATATTGTTGATTTAGCTGCAAATACACCATCAGTATCAAATATCAAGACATATGCGAATATCGTTAAAGATAAAGCCAAACTTAGAAGCTTACAAAATAGTGTCAATGATATAGTTCAAAAAATATATTCATCTGCCTCAAAAAATCCTGATGAAGTGATTGATTATGCTGAAAGCAGAATTCTAGATATTGCTAAAGAAAGAGAAACTCTTACTAAGGGTCCTGAATCTATAAAAACAGTTATTCCAAAACTTATTGATCGTATGAGTGCAATAGTTGATGCAGGGACTGGTTTAACAGGAGCTTCAACAGGCTTCATTGATTTAGATAAAATGACCTCTGGTTTGCAAAGAGCTAATTTAGGTATCATAGCAGCTAGACCATCTATGGGTAAAACTGTACTTGGTATTAATGTTGCTCAAAATATTGCAAAAATTTCCGAAAAGCCTGTACTAGTTTTTAGTTTAGAGATGCCTTCGGAGGATATTGTGACAAGAATGCTGGCAAGTCAAGCTCGTGTTGAGATGAATCTTCTAAAAGAATGTAATCGTTTAAATGATGCACACTGGGTTAAAATTACAAAGGCAATGAAAGATCTTAGTGATATGCCTTTGTATATAGATGATACATCTAGTTTAACTCCAGCAGAAATGCGTTCTAGAGCTCGTAGATTATATAATGAGCATGATGGTCTATCGATGATTTTGATAGACTATCTTCAGCTTATGAAAATACCAGGATACGAGACAAATAGAACTCTTGAGGTTTCTGAAATTTCAAGATCATTAAAAGCTCTTGCTAAAGAGCTTGATATACCAGTTATAGCATTATCACAGCTAAGCAGAGATCTTGAAAAACGTCAAGATAAGCGACCAATAATGTCAGATTTAAGAGAATCTGGTGCAATTGAGCAGGATGCTGACTTGATTATGTTTATTTATAGAGACGAAGTTTATAATAAAAATAAAGAAGATAATAAAAATCTAGGTGAAATAATTATTGGTAAACAGCGTAATGGACCTATAGGTGCTGTTCATGTAAGGTTTGATGGACAGTTTGCTAGCTTTGCTAATTTGACTAATGAAAATGATAATATTTTGCCAGGTGATATTGGCTATAATGAATAG
- the rpsR gene encoding 30S ribosomal protein S18 has protein sequence MSKMSRRKVCRFTVEGVKEIDYKDVNKLKAYITETGKIVPSRVTGTSAKYQRQLSTAIKRARFLALLPYCDRHFN, from the coding sequence ATATCAAAAATGAGTCGTCGTAAAGTTTGCCGTTTCACTGTTGAAGGTGTAAAAGAAATTGATTATAAAGATGTAAATAAGTTAAAAGCTTATATTACTGAAACTGGTAAGATTGTTCCTAGTCGTGTAACAGGTACATCAGCTAAGTATCAAAGACAATTGTCTACAGCTATTAAAAGAGCTAGGTTCTTAGCATTATTACCATACTGTGATCGTCACTTTAACTAA